A genomic stretch from Festucalex cinctus isolate MCC-2025b chromosome 13, RoL_Fcin_1.0, whole genome shotgun sequence includes:
- the cux1b gene encoding cut-like homeobox 1b isoform X4: MAANAGSMFQYWKRFDLQQLQKELDATATQLANRQDESEQSRKKLIDLSREFKKNTPEEFRKQVAPLLKSFQGEIDALSKRSKEAEAAFLNVYKKIIDVPDPVPVLELAQQLQLKLQRMHDIETENSKLRETLEDYNKEFAEVKNQEVTIKALKEKIRDYEQSLKNQAENLAQETQLQLHNDYAEKERKLQESQDSMSSRLEEAEHKAQSLQTALETTQAELFDLKTKYDEESSAKSDEIEMVMTDLERANQRAEVAQREAESLREQLSLSQQSQQAASPADKADPDTEQAAETAAASNSSLEAELRAKERESAQLVEDVQRLQASLSKLRETTSTQIAQLEQQLSSKTSVLKELEEKLEKQADYEEVKKELGILKSVEFGTSDSVQDSSKPLEVLLLERNRSLQSESAALRIANAELSGPAERKGTEESSTAREESGEPSSSPPPPSSTQPRTRAADALNPGGVGGGETHPFAPTGIGQDFYSPLFPLVGGKMALNSLIQRQLLQTFYSKALQESPGIPGGALLFTPFTPSLSSAPGCGSAAAAAIPLAASSPQPPPASPDTAPVNGGAPSPSPSHSDAAGSILDGEDMDTAEIARQVKEQLIKHNIGQRVFGHYVLGLSQGSVSEILARPKPWNKLTIRGKEPFHKMRHFLADEQNILALRSIQGRQRGNITARVRAQDGGSDEAIKSILEQAKRELQVQKADLSHAQPSYAGLKGGGGGSGLGGGGGSDEAIRSILEQARREMEAQQAALEPILKASSSSSSLASSLSQRELMSSALAAPLPPYNPLALSLKKPPASLLPSPSSPSPVLDFSSGVKREGRPPSRTDVSSDVTLRQARGLEGSARAGPGYWREQWWSSVHTEPPRRDDNHNQEDSREGIPSDRNKPWNKLNQRNREAYLRMQPWLNGDQGQNAHVVQQTPNQEGTPKTSASCSPAPESPLSSAEESVNGLAGDLLTSQSSGLKPPSSSDDPSCGDSQPGTPLPLPAGHSGLSIQEMVAMSPELDTYAITKKVKEVLTDNNLGQRLFGETILGLTQGSVSDLLARPKPWHKLSLKGREPFVRMQLWLQDPHSVEKLMDMKRLEKKAYMKRRLSSLSDGHCVDGGLVGPDYAQGSPSPGPQQQQQQQQLKKPRVVLGPEEKEALKRAYQQKPYPSPKTIEELASQLNLKTSTVINWFHNYRSRIRRELFIEEIQAAGGAGPGSEGGSPSLRGSKSGEGDSCDGTESEGTVEARQGFGPGPDDHGGVCKDHDMEAESEAGGSRNSPSQVDCVPPPGLSCGPAGLGLFSLTEASPGGSAPSSTHLPARNPRDNNLRKKKAANLNNIIHRLEKAASKEDPSEWEF, translated from the exons ATCCCGTACCTGTGCTGGAGCTGGCTCAGCAGCTGCAGCTGAAGCTCCAGAGGATGCACGACATTGAGACGGAGAACAGCAAACTTCGGGAGACGCTGGAGGACTACAACAAAGAGTTTGCAGAGGTCAAAAACCAAG AGGTGACCATCAAGGCCTTGAAGGAAAAGATTCGCGACTATGAGCAGTCGCTGAAGAACCAAGCTGAGAACCTGGCCCAAGAAACGCAGCTCCAGTTACACAATGACTATGCAGAGAAGgagag GAAACTCCAGGAGAGCCAAGACTCCATGTCGTCACGGTTGGAAGAGGCCGAGCACAAGGCCCAGTCCCTCCAGACAG CACTTGAAACAACTCAGGCCGAGCTCTTTGATTTGAAGACAAAATACGACGAGGAATCCTCAGCAAA GTCCGATGAGATTGAGATGGTGATGACAGACCTTGAAAGAGCCAATCAG CGAGCTGAGGTGGCGCAAAGAGAAGCTGAGTCACTGCGCGAGCAGCTGTCCTTGAGTCAGCAATCCCAGCAGGCCGCCAGCCCCGCCGACAAGGCCGACCCCGACACG GAGCAGGCTGCGGAGACGGCGGCGGCATCCAACTCCAGTCTGGAGGCGGAGCTCAGGGCCAAAGAAAGGGAGAGCGCGCAGCTGGTGGAGGACGTCCAGAGACTGCAGGCCAGCCTGAGCAAACTCCGAGAGACCACCAGCACTCAGATCGCACAGCTGGAGCAACAGCTCAGCAGCAAGACCAGCGTTCTCAAG GAACTGGAGGAGAAACTTGAGAAGCAAGCAGATTATGAAGAGGTGAAGAAGGAGTTGGG CATTCTGAAGTCGGTCGAGTTTGGAACATCAGACTCGGTGCAG GATTCATCCAAACCTCTCGAGGTGCTGCTCCTGGAGAGGAACCGAAGCCTTCAATCGGAGAGCGCCGCTCTGCGCATAGCCAACGCCGAGCTCAGCG GGCCAGCCGAGCGGAAAGGGACAGAAGAGTCGTCGACAGCCAGGGAGGAAAGCGGCGAGCCCTCGTCGTCACCGCCCCCGCCTTCTTCCACGCAGCCTCGCACTCGCGCGGCCGACGCCCTCAACCCCGGTGGCGTCGGGGGCGGGGAAACGCACCCGTTCGCCCCCACGGGCATCGGTCAGGACTTCTACTCGCCGCTCTTCCCGCTGGTGGGCGGCAAGATGGCGCTGAACTCGCTGATCCAGCGGCAGCTGCTGCAGACGTTCTACTCGAAAGCCTTGCAGGAGTCGCCGGGGATCCCCGGCGGGGCTTTGCTCTTCACGCCCTTCACGCCCAGCCTCAGCTCCGCCCCCGGGTGCGGGtcggcggccgccgccgccatccCGCTGGCGGCCAGCAGCCCGCAGCCGCCGCCGGCCAGCCCGGACACGGCCCCCGTCAACGGCGGCGCCCCGTCGCCGTCGCCCAGCCACTCGGACGCCGCCGGCAGCATTTTGGACGGCGAGGACATGGACACGGCGGAGATCGCGCGTCAGGTGAAAGAGCAGCTGATCAAGCACAACATCGGCCAGCGCGTCTTCGGCCACTACGTGCTGGGACTGTCGCAGGGTTCGGTCAGCGAGATCCTGGCCCGGCCCAAGCCGTGGAACAAGCTGACCATCCGCGGGAAGGAGCCCTTCCACAAGATGAGGCACTTCCTGGCCGACGAGCAGAACATCCTGGCGCTGCGCAGCATCCAGGGACGACAGCGAG GGAACATCACAGCTCGCGTCCGCGCCCAAGATGGCGGTTCCGACGAGGCCATCAAGTCTATCCTGGAGCAGGCCAAGAGAGAGTTGCAGGTGCAGAAAGCCG ATTTGTCGCACGCGCAGCCCTCGTACGCGGGCCTAAAAGGAGGAGGGGGCGGAAGCGGgctgggcggcggcggcggttcgGACGAGGCCATCCGCTCCATCCTGGAACAAGCTCGCCGGGAGATGGAAGCCCAGCAGGCTGCGCTGGAGCCCATCCTCAAagcctcgtcgtcgtcgtcctcgctGGCGTCCTCGCTGTCTCAGAGGGAGCTGATGAGCTCGGCGCTcgccgcccccctccccccgtaCAACCCCCTGGCGCTCTCCCTCAAGAAGCCGCCCGCCTCCCTCCTGCCGTCACCCTCGTCCCCGTCGCCCGTGCTGGACTTCAGCTCCGGCGTCAAGAGGGAGGGCAGGCCCCCGTCGAGGACGGACGTGTCGTCGGACGTCACCCTCAGGCAGGCTCGAGGCTTGGAGGGCTCGGCGCGTGCCGGGCCGGGCTACTGGAGGGAGCAATGGTGGAGCAGCGTGCACACGGAGCCGCCGCGCCGGGATGACAACCACAACCAGGAAGACTCCAGAGAG GGAATCCCGAGTGACAGAAACAAGCCGTGGAACAAGCTGAACCAGAGGAACCGGGAGGCGTACCTGCGCATGCAGCCGTGGCTCAATGGAGACCAGGGGCAGAACGCGCACGTCGTCCAGCAAACTCCAAACCAAG AAGGTACTCCCAAAACATCGGCGAGCTGCAGCCCTGCTCCAGAGTCGCCGCTCAGTTCGGCCGAAGAGTCGGTCAACGGCCTCGCCGGCGACCTGCTGACGTCGCAGTCGTCCGGGCTCAAGCCCCCCTCCTCCTCGGACGACCCTTCGTGCGGGGACTCGCAGCCCGGCACGCCGCTGCCTCTGCCTGCTGGTCACTCGGGTCTCAGCATTCAGGAGATGGTCGCCATGTCTCCGGAGCTCGATACGTACGCTATTACCAAGAAGGTGAAGGAGGTCCTGACAGACAACAACCTCG GCCAGCGTCTGTTTGGGGAGACGATCCTGGGCCTGACGCAGGGTTCCGTCTCGGACCTGCTGGCCAGGCCCAAACCTTGGCACAAGCTCAGCCTGAAGGGCCGGGAGCCCTTTGTCCGGATGCAGCTCTGGCTCCAGGACCCGCACAGTGTGGAGAAACTCATGGACATGAAGCGACTGGAGAAGAAAG CCTACATGAAGAGGAGGCTCAGCTCGTTGAGCGACGGCCATTGCGTGGACGGGGGCCTAGTGGGGCCGGACTACGCGCAGGGTTCTCCGAGTCCGGggccacagcagcagcagcagcagcagcagctgaaGAAGCCCCGGGTGGTGCTGGGCCCCGAGGAGAAGGAGGCTCTGAAAAGGGCGTACCAACAAAAACCGTATCCCTCGCCCAAGACCATTGAGGAGCTGGCCTCCCAGCTCAATCTCAAGACCAGCACCGTCATCAACTGGTTTCATAATTACAG GTCCCGTATCCGCCGAGAACTCTTCATTGAGGAAATCCAGGCAGCCGGAGGGGCGGGGCCCGGCAGCGAGGGCGGCTCCCCTTCCCTCCGCGGCTCCAAATCGGGCGAAGGCGACAGCTGCGACGGGACCGAGTCGGAAGGTACGGTGGAGGCGCGCCAGGGATTCGGCCCGGGCCCGGACGATCACGGGGGCGTGTGCAAAGACCACGACATGGAGGCGGAGTCTGAGGCGGGGGGCTCTCGTAATTCCCCTTCGCAGGTGGACTGCGTCCCGCCGCCGGGTTTGAGCTGCGGGCCGGCCGGACTCGGGCTCTTCAGCCTGACGGAGGCGTCCCCCGGCGGTTCGGCCCCCTCGAGTACTCACCTCCCGGCCAGAAACCCCAGGGACAACAATCTGCGCAAGAAGAAAGCGGCCAACCTCAATAACATCATCCACCGGCTGGAGAAGGCCGCCAGCAAGGAGGATCCGTCCGAGTGGGAGTTCTAG